Proteins co-encoded in one Clostridia bacterium genomic window:
- a CDS encoding triose-phosphate isomerase, with the protein MRRKLIAGNWKMNKTLSETKALINDIKGKITTLNCDVCMCVPFTNLVSAVELVEGTQLKIGAQNMHFCESGAYTGEISSDMLCETGATYVVIGHSERREYFNETDETVNKKILKAIEKNLIPIVCVGESLEEREANKTLDIIKNQVVKALEGVSSSDMEKVVFAYEPIWAIGTGRTATCEQANEVCKFIRDCVETLYDKNVADNIKILYGGSMNAKNADELLKQPDIDGGLIGGASLKAEDFVTIIDFC; encoded by the coding sequence ATGAGAAGAAAACTTATTGCAGGAAACTGGAAAATGAATAAAACCCTAAGCGAAACTAAAGCGCTTATAAACGATATAAAAGGAAAAATCACAACTTTAAACTGTGATGTTTGTATGTGTGTTCCTTTTACAAACTTAGTAAGCGCAGTAGAACTTGTTGAGGGTACACAGTTAAAAATCGGCGCACAGAATATGCATTTTTGCGAAAGTGGTGCGTATACTGGCGAAATCTCTTCAGATATGCTATGCGAAACAGGTGCAACATATGTTGTAATCGGCCATTCTGAAAGAAGAGAATATTTTAACGAAACAGACGAAACTGTTAATAAAAAGATATTAAAAGCGATAGAAAAAAATCTTATTCCTATCGTTTGCGTTGGTGAATCTTTAGAAGAAAGAGAAGCAAATAAAACACTTGATATTATTAAAAATCAGGTAGTAAAAGCACTTGAGGGTGTATCTTCTTCCGATATGGAAAAAGTAGTTTTTGCATATGAGCCAATCTGGGCAATAGGCACAGGAAGAACTGCAACATGCGAACAGGCTAACGAAGTATGTAAATTTATAAGAGACTGCGTTGAAACATTATATGATAAAAATGTAGCAGACAATATAAAAATACTATATGGTGGCAGTATGAATGCAAAAAATGCTGACGAATTATTAAAACAGCCTGATATTGACGGTGGTTTAATTGGTGGAGCATCACTTAAAGCAGAAGATTTTGTAACTATTATAGATTTTTGCTAA
- a CDS encoding 2,3-bisphosphoglycerate-independent phosphoglycerate mutase: MKKPVALLILDGYGYNETEKGNAIIAAGEGNITGYVKKYPNTLLSASGMDVGLPDGQMGNSEVGHTNIGAGRIVYQELTRITKSISDGDFFKKEEFLMAIKNCKENDSALHLIGLVSDGGVHSHNEHLYALLKLAKDNGLTRVFVHALLDGRDVPPTSGLEYVKKLEEKIAEIGVGKIATVMGRYYAMDRDNRWDRVSKAYEAMVLLKGDTAKTAVDAVEASYKKEVVDEFVVPCVIDGAEAICENSSVIFFNFRPDRAREITRVFVDENFDGFVREKGFFPLYYVCLTQYDATMPNVSVAFKPEELVNTFGEIISKKGLKQLRIAETEKYAHVTFFFNGGKEEVYEGEDRCLIASPKVATYDLKPEMSAYEVKDNVIERIEKDLYDVIILNFANCDMVGHTGDFDACVKAVKAVDDCVGQVVEKILEKDGVVLITADHGNADLMWNEEQGVVTAHSTNPVPLIVIGAGDITLKEGRISDLCPTMLDIMGIEKPEEMTGNSLIVK; the protein is encoded by the coding sequence ATGAAAAAACCGGTTGCCTTATTGATCCTTGACGGATATGGGTATAATGAAACTGAAAAAGGTAATGCAATTATTGCTGCAGGAGAAGGTAATATTACAGGATATGTTAAAAAGTATCCTAATACATTACTTTCAGCAAGTGGTATGGATGTTGGTCTTCCTGACGGTCAGATGGGGAACTCTGAAGTTGGACATACCAATATCGGTGCAGGAAGAATAGTATATCAGGAACTTACAAGAATTACTAAATCTATATCAGACGGAGATTTCTTTAAAAAGGAAGAATTCCTTATGGCAATTAAAAATTGCAAAGAAAATGATAGTGCTCTACATCTTATAGGTTTGGTTTCTGATGGTGGAGTTCACTCTCATAACGAGCATCTTTATGCACTTTTAAAACTTGCAAAAGACAATGGCCTTACCAGAGTTTTTGTTCATGCACTTTTAGACGGAAGAGATGTTCCTCCTACAAGTGGCTTGGAATATGTAAAAAAATTAGAAGAAAAAATTGCTGAAATCGGCGTTGGTAAAATTGCTACTGTTATGGGCAGATATTATGCAATGGACCGTGATAACAGATGGGATAGAGTTTCAAAAGCGTATGAAGCTATGGTTCTTTTAAAAGGAGATACTGCAAAAACAGCAGTTGATGCAGTTGAAGCATCTTACAAAAAAGAAGTAGTTGACGAATTTGTTGTTCCTTGCGTTATAGACGGTGCTGAAGCAATCTGCGAAAATTCATCAGTTATTTTCTTTAATTTCAGACCGGACAGAGCAAGAGAAATCACAAGAGTATTTGTAGACGAAAATTTTGACGGTTTTGTAAGAGAAAAAGGATTTTTCCCTCTTTACTATGTGTGCTTAACACAATATGATGCAACAATGCCTAATGTATCAGTTGCATTTAAACCTGAAGAACTTGTTAACACATTTGGAGAAATTATAAGCAAAAAAGGCTTAAAACAGTTAAGAATTGCCGAAACTGAAAAATATGCCCATGTAACATTTTTCTTCAATGGTGGTAAAGAAGAAGTATACGAAGGGGAAGACAGATGCCTTATCGCATCTCCTAAAGTTGCAACATACGATTTAAAACCTGAAATGTCTGCATATGAGGTTAAAGATAATGTTATAGAAAGAATTGAAAAAGACTTATATGACGTTATTATCTTAAATTTTGCCAACTGTGATATGGTTGGTCATACAGGCGATTTTGATGCTTGTGTCAAAGCCGTTAAAGCAGTTGACGATTGTGTGGGCCAGGTGGTTGAAAAAATTCTTGAAAAAGACGGTGTTGTGCTTATCACAGCAGACCACGGTAACGCTGACCTTATGTGGAACGAAGAACAGGGCGTTGTTACAGCGCACTCTACAAATCCTGTTCCGCTAATCGTAATCGGTGCCGGTGATATTACATTAAAAGAAGGAAGAATTTCCGATTTATGTCCTACAATGCTTGATATTATGGGCATTGAAAAACCGGAAGAAATGACAGGAAATTCCTTGATTGTAAAATAA
- the dnaX gene encoding DNA polymerase III subunit gamma/tau: MAYQALYRKWRPSVFEDVVGQDHIVDTLKNQINTNKIAHAYLFCGSRGTGKTSTAKIFSRAVNCEHPVNGNPCNECDTCLGIINNSIFDVIEIDGASNNKVDDIRNIRDEVVYPPANCKYKVYIIDEVHMLTTEAFNALLKTLEEPPQYVIFILATTEFHKIPATIISRCQKFDFKRITYNDTAKRIRKVAMADNIDVTESAVKLIAKAADGSLRDGLSKLDQCLALGLTKIDYKDVANIIGASDPEFLSKFCDAIIDEKIGDSYKLLDDGVNMGIDPLRLFTDVIDYFRDLMMIKTSNDYSLIINNEEEVIKKYNEQCSKLTISRLLKIIENLFEAQNNSKYLASPKLAFETALLKIASKNTSTDIETLLDRLEKLEEKIKDLSQGNIPCKNLSVEFNKNTAPQVFPLEYNEETKKEETDDLKESSITQIAQDIIKEDEEYDFSSEYSEEDDYEGYTIPNEVNIDNFTINDMPENAILNDNTENKVIDTKIEEKVDSKEILSYIKLNFKDFLVNIKNKDIGFDNIMLSTVISLDDTGIVFDFDNKTKLDIALGSKYDKLIKEAINDVYGIEVSVKLKGQDNVTEDEEIASDPLDDLFKLAEQNQVIFNFED; encoded by the coding sequence ATGGCATATCAGGCTTTATACAGAAAATGGAGACCGTCAGTGTTTGAAGATGTTGTCGGTCAGGATCATATAGTTGATACTTTGAAAAATCAGATAAATACAAATAAAATAGCTCATGCCTATCTTTTCTGCGGTTCAAGGGGTACAGGTAAAACTTCTACAGCGAAAATATTTTCAAGAGCAGTAAACTGTGAGCATCCTGTTAACGGTAATCCTTGTAACGAGTGTGATACTTGTCTTGGCATTATAAATAACAGTATATTTGATGTTATAGAAATTGACGGTGCATCCAACAATAAGGTTGACGATATCAGAAATATCAGAGATGAAGTTGTTTACCCACCTGCAAACTGTAAATATAAAGTTTATATTATAGACGAAGTTCATATGCTGACAACCGAAGCATTCAATGCTTTATTAAAAACATTGGAAGAGCCTCCTCAGTATGTTATTTTTATTTTGGCAACTACCGAATTTCATAAAATTCCTGCAACTATTATATCCCGTTGCCAGAAGTTTGATTTTAAGAGAATTACATATAATGACACGGCTAAAAGAATTCGCAAAGTTGCAATGGCAGATAACATAGATGTTACTGAATCTGCTGTTAAACTTATTGCTAAAGCAGCAGACGGTTCTTTAAGAGACGGGCTTAGTAAATTAGACCAGTGCCTTGCATTAGGGCTTACTAAAATTGATTATAAAGATGTTGCCAATATTATAGGTGCTTCTGACCCTGAGTTTTTATCTAAATTCTGTGATGCTATCATAGATGAAAAAATAGGCGACTCGTATAAACTTTTAGACGACGGTGTTAATATGGGTATAGACCCGTTAAGGCTTTTTACAGACGTTATTGATTATTTCAGAGACCTTATGATGATTAAAACTTCAAATGATTATTCTCTTATAATAAATAACGAAGAAGAAGTTATAAAAAAATACAACGAACAATGCAGTAAATTAACAATATCCCGTCTTCTTAAAATTATCGAAAATCTGTTTGAGGCGCAGAATAATTCCAAATATCTTGCATCTCCAAAACTTGCATTTGAAACAGCACTTTTAAAAATAGCATCAAAAAACACAAGCACAGATATTGAAACTCTTCTTGACAGATTAGAAAAATTAGAAGAAAAAATAAAAGATTTATCACAGGGAAACATTCCTTGTAAAAATTTGTCAGTTGAATTTAATAAAAATACTGCACCTCAAGTTTTTCCGTTAGAATATAACGAAGAAACCAAAAAAGAAGAAACAGATGATTTAAAAGAAAGTTCCATAACCCAGATTGCACAGGATATAATTAAAGAAGATGAAGAATATGATTTTTCTTCAGAGTACTCTGAAGAAGATGACTATGAGGGTTATACAATTCCAAATGAAGTTAATATTGATAATTTCACTATTAATGATATGCCTGAAAATGCAATCTTAAATGATAATACAGAAAATAAAGTAATTGATACAAAAATTGAAGAAAAAGTTGATAGTAAAGAAATATTATCTTATATCAAACTTAACTTTAAAGATTTTTTGGTAAATATAAAAAACAAAGATATAGGGTTTGACAATATAATGCTCTCAACAGTTATATCACTTGATGATACAGGCATTGTATTTGATTTTGACAATAAAACAAAACTTGATATTGCTCTTGGCAGTAAATATGATAAACTTATAAAAGAAGCAATAAATGATGTATACGGTATAGAGGTTTCTGTTAAACTTAAAGGACAGGACAATGTTACAGAAGATGAAGAAATCGCTTCTGACCCGTTAGACGATTTATTTAAACTTGCAGAACAAAATCAGGTAATATTTAATTTTGAAGATTAG
- a CDS encoding YbaB/EbfC family nucleoid-associated protein produces the protein MAKGRFPMGGFPGGGNMNNMIKQAQKMQENLVKAQQEIEEASYDISAGGGAVNLTINGNNQITKISINPEVVDPDDVEMLEDLIMSAFNEAIKKVEKEKSEKLGKLTGGMGNFGGLF, from the coding sequence ATGGCAAAAGGAAGATTTCCAATGGGAGGATTTCCCGGCGGTGGAAATATGAATAATATGATTAAACAGGCACAGAAAATGCAGGAAAATCTTGTTAAAGCACAGCAGGAAATAGAAGAAGCGTCATACGATATTTCTGCAGGTGGCGGTGCTGTTAATCTTACTATAAACGGAAATAACCAAATAACAAAAATTTCAATCAACCCAGAGGTTGTAGACCCTGATGATGTTGAAATGCTTGAAGACCTTATTATGAGTGCATTTAACGAAGCGATTAAAAAGGTTGAAAAAGAAAAGAGTGAAAAATTAGGTAAACTAACCGGAGGAATGGGCAATTTTGGGGGCTTATTCTAA
- the recR gene encoding recombination protein RecR, with the protein MNYFVAPLAKLIDEFNKLPGIGKKSAQRLAFYILSKDFSYVKNFSDALIEVKEKVNFCEKCFNVTDKAVCDICHDPKRNQNVICVVENPKDVIAMENLNEFNGVYHVLHGVISPLNEIGPDDIKIKELVEKVAKGNIEEVILATNLNVEGETTAMYIAKLLSNFVSNITRLANGLPVGSDIEYADESTLLNAFEGRRKV; encoded by the coding sequence ATGAACTATTTTGTTGCACCTCTTGCAAAACTAATTGATGAATTTAATAAACTTCCAGGTATCGGTAAAAAATCTGCACAAAGACTGGCTTTTTATATTCTTTCTAAAGACTTTTCTTATGTGAAGAATTTTTCTGATGCCTTAATTGAGGTTAAAGAAAAGGTTAATTTTTGTGAGAAGTGTTTTAATGTTACAGATAAAGCAGTATGTGATATCTGCCATGACCCTAAGAGAAATCAGAATGTGATATGTGTTGTTGAAAACCCTAAAGATGTTATTGCAATGGAAAATTTAAATGAATTTAACGGTGTCTATCACGTTCTTCACGGTGTCATAAGTCCTCTTAACGAAATCGGTCCTGATGATATAAAAATCAAAGAACTTGTTGAAAAGGTAGCAAAGGGAAATATAGAAGAAGTTATACTTGCAACCAATCTTAATGTTGAAGGGGAAACAACTGCGATGTATATTGCAAAACTTTTGTCTAATTTCGTAAGTAATATAACCCGTCTTGCAAATGGTCTGCCTGTTGGTTCCGATATTGAATATGCAGATGAAAGTACGCTTCTTAATGCGTTTGAGGGGAGGAGAAAAGTTTAA
- a CDS encoding DnaD domain protein: MQTKIKLGKSKPVSSLKLPFDFFENHFRLLSANTVKIYMYLMYLCSLGEVEISEEDIAKKLSLDTSSVKECYIELEEYGLISLNDSTNDFELVNLEEFYKNYFKMGSKEVKKEIKDKSKSIKFDEDFKKKIGFIEDVYGKDLNQNDILEIYDLLTNYKIPYDVLICAIEYSASKNKKSFNYISKVALNWKELGLNSYESCEKYITDENLDSDKLFNNVKKIFGLKRELFDVEKTFIEDWYYNKHKTLDDIKKAFESTILNTGKLSFPYLNKVLTNDKTVELKRGSKNIGLNNFKQREYDSKDVLNALRKKQNS; this comes from the coding sequence ATGCAAACGAAAATTAAACTTGGGAAATCTAAACCTGTTTCTTCGCTTAAATTACCCTTTGATTTTTTTGAAAACCATTTCAGACTACTTTCTGCCAACACTGTTAAAATATATATGTACCTTATGTATCTTTGTTCTCTTGGAGAAGTCGAAATAAGTGAAGAAGATATCGCAAAGAAATTATCTCTTGACACTTCTTCTGTAAAAGAATGTTACATAGAACTTGAAGAATACGGACTTATATCTTTAAATGATAGTACAAATGATTTTGAACTTGTAAATCTTGAAGAGTTTTATAAAAACTATTTTAAGATGGGCAGTAAAGAAGTAAAAAAAGAAATCAAGGATAAATCAAAATCTATAAAATTTGATGAAGATTTCAAGAAAAAAATAGGTTTTATAGAAGACGTTTACGGAAAAGACTTAAACCAAAATGATATTTTGGAGATATACGATTTACTTACCAATTATAAAATCCCGTATGATGTTTTAATATGTGCAATAGAATACTCTGCTTCTAAAAATAAAAAGAGTTTTAATTATATTTCCAAGGTTGCCCTAAACTGGAAAGAGTTGGGGCTAAACAGTTATGAAAGTTGTGAAAAATATATTACAGACGAAAATTTAGATTCTGACAAACTGTTTAACAATGTTAAAAAAATATTCGGTTTAAAAAGAGAACTGTTTGATGTAGAAAAAACTTTCATAGAAGACTGGTATTATAACAAACATAAAACTTTAGATGATATAAAAAAAGCATTTGAATCAACTATTTTAAATACAGGTAAACTTTCTTTCCCGTATCTTAACAAAGTTCTTACAAATGATAAGACAGTTGAATTAAAGAGGGGAAGTAAAAATATCGGTTTAAATAATTTTAAACAAAGAGAGTATGATTCTAAAGATGTACTTAATGCTTTAAGAAAAAAACAGAACAGTTAA
- a CDS encoding ATP-binding protein, protein MSYSSKIFKKAYEKLQEKRDKNKQILELRKEEIYNKIPEYLTLKKEVIKLLGECVKNMGVYSPEKNEEIKKTIKEAEQKKTELLVKNGYPKDYLDDIFECNECKDTGYIASKKCSCLEKILKEIASDESNLSYVLDKKNFENFDLNMFSDKPDDSGISPKDNMKNILNHTKNFIDNFDNAGTKSLLFTGSTGVGKTYLSGCIAKTLIDNGKNVLYQSCIKLSEVLDEYKFNRENAMYDTKSIIKDLYEIDLLIIDDLGTEFKTSYTLTALFELINSRLINNKKMIISTNLSVLELKEVYSERLFSRFIGEFLILEFTGEDLRIKNIFAK, encoded by the coding sequence ATGTCATACAGCAGTAAGATTTTTAAAAAGGCTTATGAAAAATTACAGGAAAAAAGGGATAAAAACAAGCAAATTCTTGAGTTAAGAAAAGAAGAAATTTATAATAAAATCCCTGAATATTTAACACTTAAAAAAGAGGTTATAAAACTTCTTGGTGAGTGTGTTAAAAATATGGGTGTTTACAGCCCCGAAAAAAATGAGGAAATTAAAAAAACTATAAAAGAAGCCGAACAGAAAAAGACTGAATTACTTGTAAAAAACGGTTATCCTAAAGATTATCTTGACGATATATTTGAATGTAATGAATGTAAAGATACAGGGTATATTGCATCCAAAAAATGCAGTTGTTTAGAAAAAATACTAAAAGAAATTGCATCGGATGAATCGAATTTATCATATGTTCTTGATAAGAAAAACTTTGAAAATTTTGATTTAAATATGTTTTCAGACAAGCCGGATGATAGCGGTATTTCTCCAAAAGATAATATGAAAAATATTTTAAATCATACTAAAAATTTTATCGATAACTTTGATAATGCCGGTACAAAATCACTGCTCTTTACAGGCAGTACAGGTGTGGGGAAAACTTATTTATCAGGATGCATAGCAAAAACACTTATTGATAACGGTAAAAATGTTTTATACCAATCTTGCATAAAACTTTCAGAAGTCTTGGATGAATACAAGTTTAACCGTGAAAACGCTATGTATGATACCAAAAGTATTATAAAAGATTTATACGAAATAGATTTACTTATAATAGATGATTTAGGAACAGAGTTTAAAACTTCTTATACTCTAACAGCACTCTTTGAACTTATAAATTCAAGACTTATAAATAATAAAAAGATGATAATTTCAACTAATCTTTCTGTTCTTGAATTAAAAGAAGTATATTCTGAAAGACTTTTTTCAAGATTTATCGGCGAATTTTTAATTTTAGAATTTACAGGCGAAGACCTAAGAATTAAAAACATTTTTGCCAAATAA